The proteins below are encoded in one region of Halocatena salina:
- a CDS encoding AAA domain-containing protein encodes MELRGPVVAVEEPRTVNTRDGTRDVAEITMRPGRGEEPPVTVSLWGSWAETAELLVTGMTLLVTEPSREEFRGEARYATTAESYVVVEPEFMVDVTDIREWVQCSRQYYLSKFTSASLSYPLVKGSLVHEVFGDLLRGRDLETSVEERVADAGLKLGLLDRDRTAVAEDVQSNARAIERWLQQGTLTEDDEWRSELTLISETFGIKGRADAVRRGDPVELKTGKNTDAEPRFEDKVQATCYALLLGEHGQTPETGTLLYTKNAVLNRTEETGDLSPAKEFSIGPGLLQFVVRARNELAAMEYDISVPTGYESNAICEYCFEQDTCMVVSGRLDQESKAGSVGGALPSAEREYFDRMYRATETERREIHREYAKLWTQSAAERAADDKALLGLQPQGRSQRVDGTWELRAENDDTAVSKIREGDTVLASDGHPTRGDTELGRVVRLETDADGTTEIIVHADEPIELRRLDVYPSDYGINGLLTAMHDAVLKGSQRRRDILFGRRDPTFGETNATFIDNNTAQNRAVELAVTANDCALIHGPPGTGKTYTLARAVRALCERGERVLLSAFTNRAVDNALEQLREQGFSEFVRIGTEHGVSDSMQDARLEHRGEPEERAATLRNAPVVAGTAATCGSSVLKECEFDVAIVDEAGQLTEPGTLAAINLADRFVLVGDHEQLPPVVRDDDSELGTSLFERLIEQYPDAAVTLDKQYRMAQRIQYFSSQTFYDGQLRPATPAVAGQQLAELSAVSSEALPSALQDAVAFVDPNGAMTGNVNRQEADRVAEIVDAYRSAGVAADDIGVIAPFRAQVAAITRRVPSEIDVDTVDRFQGSARAVIVVSFVATDTLDSPIFEDRRRVNVALTRAKKALCLVGDEDALRSDPFYERMLEWAES; translated from the coding sequence GTGGAACTTCGGGGTCCTGTCGTGGCTGTCGAGGAGCCGAGAACGGTGAATACGCGCGATGGCACCCGGGACGTCGCGGAGATCACGATGCGCCCGGGGCGAGGCGAGGAGCCGCCAGTAACCGTGTCCCTGTGGGGATCGTGGGCCGAAACGGCCGAGCTGCTCGTGACGGGAATGACGCTGCTCGTGACCGAGCCGAGCCGAGAGGAGTTCCGTGGCGAGGCCCGATATGCGACCACCGCGGAATCGTACGTCGTCGTCGAGCCGGAATTCATGGTCGACGTGACCGATATCCGTGAGTGGGTGCAGTGTTCCCGGCAGTATTATCTGAGCAAGTTCACAAGCGCGTCGCTGTCCTATCCGTTAGTGAAAGGATCGCTGGTACACGAAGTGTTCGGCGATCTGCTCAGGGGACGCGATCTCGAAACATCGGTCGAGGAACGGGTCGCAGACGCCGGGTTGAAGCTGGGTCTGCTCGATCGGGACCGGACGGCGGTCGCCGAGGACGTTCAGTCCAACGCACGAGCCATCGAGAGATGGCTCCAACAAGGAACGCTCACCGAAGACGACGAGTGGCGCTCGGAGCTGACGCTGATCAGCGAGACGTTCGGGATCAAAGGCCGGGCCGATGCCGTCAGGCGGGGGGACCCCGTCGAACTCAAGACGGGCAAAAACACTGACGCCGAACCCCGATTCGAGGACAAGGTGCAGGCGACCTGTTATGCGCTGTTGCTCGGCGAACACGGACAGACGCCGGAAACAGGAACGTTGTTGTACACGAAAAACGCCGTGCTCAATCGAACCGAGGAAACCGGGGATCTCTCTCCGGCCAAGGAGTTCTCGATCGGTCCGGGGCTGTTGCAGTTCGTCGTTCGCGCGCGAAACGAACTCGCTGCCATGGAGTACGACATCTCGGTGCCGACAGGATACGAGAGCAACGCGATCTGTGAGTACTGTTTCGAACAGGACACGTGTATGGTCGTCTCGGGACGACTCGATCAAGAGTCGAAAGCGGGCTCGGTCGGTGGGGCACTCCCATCCGCAGAACGCGAGTACTTCGATCGGATGTACCGCGCGACCGAAACCGAGCGCCGGGAGATTCACCGCGAGTACGCGAAGCTGTGGACCCAATCCGCGGCCGAACGCGCGGCCGACGACAAGGCGCTCCTCGGTCTCCAACCGCAGGGACGGAGCCAACGCGTCGATGGAACGTGGGAACTCCGAGCGGAGAACGACGACACGGCTGTGTCGAAGATCCGCGAGGGAGATACAGTGCTCGCCAGCGACGGCCATCCGACGCGGGGAGACACCGAGCTTGGGCGGGTCGTCCGGCTCGAAACCGACGCGGACGGGACCACTGAGATCATCGTTCACGCCGACGAACCGATCGAACTCCGTCGTCTCGACGTGTACCCCTCCGATTACGGCATTAACGGGCTGTTGACGGCGATGCACGACGCCGTGTTGAAAGGCTCACAACGCCGCCGTGATATCCTGTTCGGTCGGCGTGATCCCACCTTCGGAGAGACGAACGCCACGTTCATCGATAACAACACTGCCCAGAACCGGGCCGTCGAGCTTGCAGTGACCGCAAACGACTGTGCGCTGATCCATGGCCCACCCGGAACGGGGAAGACCTACACGTTAGCGCGCGCGGTGCGCGCACTCTGTGAACGCGGTGAACGGGTGTTGCTGTCGGCGTTCACGAACCGAGCCGTCGACAACGCGCTCGAACAGCTCCGCGAACAGGGCTTTTCGGAGTTCGTCCGGATCGGCACCGAACACGGCGTCAGCGACTCGATGCAGGACGCTCGGCTCGAACACCGGGGAGAGCCCGAGGAGCGGGCCGCGACGCTCCGGAACGCCCCTGTCGTGGCTGGAACCGCGGCCACGTGTGGATCGTCGGTACTGAAAGAGTGTGAGTTCGACGTGGCGATCGTTGATGAGGCGGGCCAGCTCACCGAACCGGGCACGCTAGCAGCCATCAACCTCGCGGATCGGTTCGTGCTCGTTGGCGACCACGAACAGCTCCCGCCGGTCGTCAGAGACGACGACTCGGAGCTAGGTACCTCGTTGTTCGAGCGGCTCATCGAACAGTACCCCGACGCGGCGGTGACGCTCGATAAGCAGTACCGGATGGCCCAGCGCATCCAGTATTTCTCCTCACAGACGTTTTACGACGGCCAGCTTCGGCCAGCGACGCCAGCCGTTGCAGGCCAACAGCTCGCTGAGCTGTCCGCCGTTTCCTCCGAGGCGCTCCCATCCGCGCTACAGGATGCGGTGGCGTTCGTCGATCCCAACGGCGCGATGACGGGAAACGTCAATCGACAGGAGGCCGACCGCGTCGCCGAGATCGTCGACGCTTACCGGTCTGCTGGTGTGGCTGCGGACGATATCGGCGTCATCGCCCCCTTCCGCGCACAAGTGGCGGCGATCACCCGGCGTGTGCCCTCAGAGATCGATGTCGACACTGTCGATCGGTTCCAAGGCTCAGCGCGGGCGGTGATCGTCGTCTCGTTTGTCGCTACCGACACGCTCGACAGTCCGATCTTCGAAGACCGAAGGCGGGTGAACGTGGCGCTCACGCGGGCGAAAAAGGCGCTCTGTCTCGTTGGTGACGAGGACGCCCTCCGGAGCGATCCGTTCTACGAACGGATGCTAGAGTGGGCAGAATCGTGA